Proteins co-encoded in one Streptomyces sp. JH34 genomic window:
- a CDS encoding PQQ-binding-like beta-propeller repeat protein, whose product MTQPPSQQPPQGGFGAPQEPQGTPQPSQPQSPPPVPPQAPPTPPQTPPAGAPQAPGAQPGYGYPQAPGQAAPGPYAQQPGPYGAPSGPYAQQPGPYAQQPGPYGQQPGAYGQQPGYGYPQQQYPGAPAPGGSGGGPFKGKPAVIIGAALAALLVVGGGVFLVTSGDDDKKDPVSKSSSAPVDPSGSAEVDQGDGKGDGRETDDDLNAGRKEGEAKVLWLAKNDVDLPRNGKEVFGPWIVGDTIVKGMYRSVNGYSMADGKQKWSLPLPADMCAAPGNPTADGKIVIGVMNGTTDRADCADLQMIDLNTGKAGWKTSVKKNGTWDLLTDIGLAISGDTVTVGRTSNSNAYRVSDGKELFGNPSGNCKPFAFAGGPKLIAAASCRTDDVNNPQHQVQEIDPATGKAKWSYQPERGWEIDKVYSVNPLVVSLTQREKKKWGILALKENGTLRSQLISDKGDKLSVECGHDFAVFGEKLEGCSGVAADANTFYMMTEDDTSGTGRTNKVIAFDLNTGKTKWKSAAPAERTMKPLRMEGGNVLVYVEPSYDKGGAIATIAPTGGAPKVLLQHPDSTTRIENFFSSKITYAGGRSFIVSDRVSASNDEEEKEQTTMMAFGK is encoded by the coding sequence ATGACCCAGCCGCCCAGCCAGCAACCGCCGCAGGGGGGCTTCGGGGCTCCGCAGGAACCGCAGGGCACTCCCCAGCCGTCCCAGCCGCAGTCACCGCCGCCGGTTCCGCCGCAGGCGCCGCCCACCCCTCCGCAGACACCGCCCGCCGGGGCACCGCAGGCGCCCGGGGCGCAGCCGGGTTACGGCTACCCCCAGGCGCCCGGCCAGGCGGCCCCCGGTCCGTACGCCCAGCAGCCCGGTCCGTACGGCGCCCCGTCCGGGCCGTACGCCCAGCAGCCCGGTCCGTACGCCCAGCAGCCCGGACCCTACGGCCAGCAGCCCGGCGCGTACGGCCAGCAGCCCGGCTACGGCTACCCGCAGCAGCAGTACCCCGGCGCTCCCGCGCCCGGTGGCTCCGGCGGCGGCCCCTTCAAGGGCAAGCCCGCCGTCATCATCGGTGCGGCGCTCGCCGCGCTCCTCGTCGTCGGCGGCGGCGTCTTCCTCGTCACGAGCGGCGACGACGACAAGAAGGACCCCGTCTCCAAGTCCAGCAGCGCCCCCGTGGACCCGAGCGGGTCGGCCGAGGTCGACCAGGGCGACGGCAAGGGTGACGGCCGTGAGACGGACGACGACCTCAACGCCGGGCGCAAGGAGGGCGAGGCGAAGGTCCTCTGGCTGGCGAAGAACGACGTCGACCTGCCGCGCAACGGCAAGGAGGTGTTCGGCCCGTGGATCGTCGGTGACACGATCGTCAAGGGCATGTACCGCTCCGTCAACGGCTACTCGATGGCTGACGGCAAGCAGAAGTGGAGCCTGCCGCTGCCCGCCGACATGTGCGCGGCGCCCGGGAACCCCACGGCCGACGGCAAGATCGTCATCGGCGTGATGAACGGCACCACGGACAGGGCCGACTGCGCCGATCTGCAGATGATCGACCTCAACACCGGCAAGGCCGGCTGGAAGACGTCGGTCAAGAAGAACGGCACCTGGGACCTGCTGACCGACATCGGTCTGGCGATCAGCGGTGACACCGTGACCGTGGGCCGCACGAGCAACTCCAACGCCTACCGGGTCAGCGACGGCAAGGAGCTCTTCGGCAACCCGTCGGGCAACTGCAAGCCGTTCGCCTTCGCCGGTGGTCCCAAGCTCATCGCCGCCGCCAGCTGCCGCACCGACGACGTGAACAACCCCCAGCACCAGGTCCAGGAGATCGACCCGGCCACGGGGAAGGCCAAGTGGTCGTACCAGCCCGAGCGGGGCTGGGAGATCGACAAGGTCTACTCGGTGAACCCTCTCGTCGTCTCGCTGACCCAGCGGGAGAAGAAGAAGTGGGGCATCCTCGCGCTCAAGGAGAACGGGACGCTCAGGTCCCAGCTGATCAGTGACAAGGGGGACAAACTCTCCGTCGAGTGCGGACACGACTTCGCGGTCTTCGGGGAGAAGCTCGAAGGCTGCAGCGGGGTGGCCGCCGACGCCAACACCTTCTACATGATGACCGAGGACGACACCAGCGGCACCGGCCGCACCAACAAGGTCATCGCGTTCGACCTGAACACCGGCAAGACCAAGTGGAAGTCCGCGGCCCCCGCCGAGCGCACCATGAAGCCGCTGCGCATGGAGGGCGGCAACGTCCTGGTCTACGTGGAGCCCTCGTACGACAAGGGCGGGGCGATCGCGACGATCGCGCCCACCGGAGGCGCGCCCAAGGTGCTCCTGCAGCACCCGGACTCGACGACCCGGATCGAGAACTTCTTCTCGTCGAAGATCACCTACGCGGGCGGCCGTTCCTTCATCGTCAGCGACCGCGTCAGCGCGAGCAACGACGAGGAGGAGAAGGAGCAGACGACCATGATGGCTTTCGGCAAGTGA
- a CDS encoding LuxR C-terminal-related transcriptional regulator, with product MGVRLMVVDDHRLLAEALASALKLRGHRVLAAAAPTSGAAELVVSRAPEVCLFGTAAPAEPGAFDPITRIGRERPQVAVVVLGPVPSPRGIAAAFAAGAAGYVRHDERIEGVERAMIKARAGDVAVAPQLLRGAFAELLHPAVQPDDEGQRLLRMLTPREVEVLVRVAEGDDTRLIAARMGIAPSTARTHVQRVLMKLGVGSRLEAAALAARTGLLDRAAAGTPRGPDGLA from the coding sequence ATGGGCGTGCGGCTCATGGTGGTCGATGACCACCGTCTGCTCGCCGAGGCACTCGCCTCGGCACTGAAATTGCGCGGACACCGGGTGCTCGCGGCGGCCGCGCCGACGTCCGGGGCCGCGGAACTGGTCGTCAGCAGGGCGCCGGAGGTCTGCCTGTTCGGCACGGCCGCGCCCGCCGAACCCGGGGCGTTCGACCCGATCACGAGGATCGGACGGGAGCGTCCCCAGGTGGCCGTGGTGGTGCTCGGCCCGGTTCCGAGCCCGCGCGGGATCGCCGCCGCCTTCGCCGCGGGAGCGGCCGGGTACGTCCGCCACGACGAACGCATAGAGGGCGTGGAGCGGGCCATGATCAAGGCCCGCGCGGGAGATGTCGCGGTCGCCCCGCAGCTGTTGCGGGGCGCGTTCGCCGAGTTGCTGCATCCGGCGGTCCAGCCGGACGACGAAGGGCAGCGGCTGCTGCGGATGCTGACCCCGCGTGAGGTCGAGGTGCTGGTCAGGGTCGCCGAAGGGGATGACACGCGGCTGATCGCGGCCCGCATGGGAATCGCGCCGAGCACCGCGCGCACGCATGTGCAGCGGGTGCTGATGAAGCTGGGCGTCGGCTCCCGGCTGGAGGCCGCCGCACTCGCCGCGCGTACGGGGCTGCTCGACCGGGCGGCGGCGGGAACACCGCGGGGGCCGGACGGCCTCGCGTGA
- a CDS encoding PQQ-binding-like beta-propeller repeat protein: protein MTQPPPEGFGAPYDPPPAPGYGYPPRQPGPYTQPGPYTQPFGPQSGHPYPAQPGYGYPAQPGQGYPAQPPTVPMPGGPAGTGGGGGRLTGRTGMVVGAVLAVLLLAGGGVWLATGDGGDGKKPVAGPSGDGGERGASPTEDTEDGKDDDKGVAGPTAAELDAGRKPGEAKVAWLAENGVDLPEYGEETHGPWFAGGIVAKGMYRKVTGYAITGGAEKWSLRLPTDLCASPSAATADGKVVVGIEDNVSEKEASCSVLQMIDLRTGKAGWRKTVDRAAIQDGLSNVAMSISGDTVTFGRNTASNAFRVSDGEELFGRREGACQPFAFTGGDRMIAAVTCQAEPSDPVRQQVQEVDPVTGAPKWTYELQPGWSVAHVYSVSPLVISVQQPEKSTVVVLNDDGTYRSQMVGGAGGYGVRCGGESVGTGGNLDGCAGVAADAERFYLSALPATGSGARTNAVVAFDLATGKSVWRSPAPAGRLLFPLRTEDGKVLVHLEALYREGGEIGTLEPSTGTYATLLKHPASAAGTESSLFAPKVVYRDGRSYLLPRRISLDEDEEEKAATAVLVFGE from the coding sequence ATGACCCAGCCGCCACCGGAGGGCTTCGGGGCACCGTACGATCCCCCGCCGGCGCCGGGGTACGGCTACCCGCCCCGGCAGCCGGGCCCGTACACGCAGCCGGGCCCGTACACGCAGCCGTTCGGTCCGCAGTCCGGTCACCCGTATCCGGCACAGCCCGGATACGGATACCCGGCACAGCCCGGACAGGGGTACCCGGCACAGCCGCCGACCGTGCCGATGCCGGGCGGCCCGGCCGGCACGGGTGGCGGTGGTGGACGCCTCACGGGCAGGACCGGCATGGTCGTCGGCGCCGTACTCGCCGTGCTGCTGCTGGCCGGTGGCGGCGTCTGGCTGGCCACGGGGGACGGCGGAGACGGGAAGAAGCCCGTCGCCGGGCCGAGCGGCGACGGCGGTGAGCGGGGCGCCTCGCCCACCGAGGACACGGAAGACGGCAAGGACGACGACAAGGGCGTCGCCGGACCGACCGCCGCCGAACTCGACGCCGGGCGCAAGCCGGGCGAGGCGAAGGTCGCGTGGCTGGCGGAGAACGGCGTCGACCTCCCCGAATACGGGGAGGAGACGCACGGCCCCTGGTTCGCCGGCGGCATCGTCGCCAAGGGCATGTACCGCAAGGTGACCGGTTACGCGATCACCGGCGGGGCCGAGAAGTGGAGCCTGCGGCTGCCCACGGACCTGTGCGCCTCGCCCTCCGCCGCCACCGCCGACGGCAAGGTCGTCGTCGGCATCGAGGACAACGTCTCGGAGAAGGAGGCGTCCTGTTCCGTCCTGCAGATGATCGACCTGCGCACCGGCAAGGCGGGCTGGAGGAAGACGGTCGACAGGGCGGCGATACAGGACGGCCTGTCGAACGTCGCCATGTCGATCAGCGGGGACACGGTGACCTTCGGGCGCAACACCGCCTCGAACGCCTTCAGGGTCAGCGACGGAGAGGAACTGTTCGGCAGGCGTGAAGGTGCCTGTCAGCCCTTCGCCTTCACCGGCGGCGACCGGATGATCGCGGCCGTGACCTGTCAGGCGGAGCCGTCCGATCCCGTCCGTCAGCAGGTCCAGGAGGTCGATCCGGTCACCGGAGCGCCGAAGTGGACGTACGAGCTGCAGCCCGGCTGGTCGGTCGCGCACGTCTACTCCGTGAGCCCGCTCGTCATCTCGGTCCAGCAGCCGGAGAAGTCGACCGTCGTCGTCCTGAACGACGACGGGACCTACCGCTCGCAGATGGTGGGCGGCGCCGGGGGATACGGCGTTCGTTGCGGTGGGGAATCCGTGGGGACGGGCGGCAACCTGGACGGCTGCGCCGGGGTCGCGGCGGACGCCGAGAGGTTCTACCTCTCGGCCCTCCCCGCGACGGGCTCGGGAGCCCGGACGAACGCGGTCGTCGCGTTCGACCTGGCCACCGGCAAGTCGGTGTGGAGGTCGCCCGCACCGGCCGGCCGCCTCCTCTTCCCGCTGCGTACGGAGGACGGGAAGGTGCTGGTCCACCTGGAGGCCCTGTACCGCGAGGGCGGTGAGATCGGCACGCTGGAGCCGTCGACCGGAACGTACGCCACGCTGTTGAAGCACCCGGCCTCGGCGGCCGGGACGGAGAGTTCGCTCTTCGCGCCGAAAGTCGTCTACCGCGACGGCCGTTCCTACCTGCTTCCTCGGCGTATCAGTCTGGACGAGGACGAGGAGGAGAAGGCGGCCACCGCCGTGCTGGTCTTCGGCGAGTGA
- the galT gene encoding galactose-1-phosphate uridylyltransferase: MKKTVTTLADGRELIYYDSADDTVRDAVDPRPLDAVSTSSEIRRDPLLGDSVAIASHRQGRTYHPPADECPLCPSREGRQSEIPDTDYDVAVFENRFPSLAGDSGRCEVVCFTSDHDVSFAGLTEDQAALVLEAWTDRTADLAELPQVAQVFCFENRGAEIGVTLGHPHGQIYGYPFVTPRTEQMLRSMETHRAGTGRNLFDDVVARELADGERVVLETEHWVAFVPYAAHWPYEVHLHPRRRVPDLRELDEAARTEFPQVYLELLRRFDRIFGPGQPPTPYISAWHQAPFRVPGREEFALHLELFTIRRTTGKLKFLAGSESGMGVFINDVPPEAAAQRLREVASE, translated from the coding sequence GTGAAGAAGACGGTTACGACCCTCGCCGACGGCCGCGAGCTGATCTACTACGACTCCGCGGACGACACCGTCCGCGACGCCGTCGACCCCCGGCCGCTGGATGCCGTCTCGACGTCCTCGGAGATCCGCCGCGACCCCCTGCTCGGCGACTCGGTGGCCATCGCCTCGCACCGGCAGGGACGCACCTACCACCCGCCGGCCGACGAGTGCCCGCTCTGCCCCTCACGCGAGGGCCGTCAGAGCGAGATCCCCGACACGGACTACGACGTCGCCGTCTTCGAGAACCGCTTCCCCTCCCTCGCCGGTGACTCCGGCCGCTGCGAGGTCGTCTGCTTCACCTCCGACCACGACGTGTCTTTCGCCGGCCTCACCGAGGACCAGGCGGCCCTGGTCCTGGAGGCCTGGACCGACCGGACGGCCGACCTCGCCGAGCTCCCGCAGGTCGCCCAGGTGTTCTGCTTCGAGAACCGGGGCGCCGAGATCGGCGTCACCCTCGGCCACCCGCACGGACAGATCTACGGCTACCCCTTCGTCACCCCGCGAACCGAGCAGATGCTCCGCTCGATGGAGACCCACCGCGCCGGGACCGGCCGGAACCTCTTCGACGACGTCGTCGCCCGGGAACTGGCCGACGGGGAACGCGTGGTCCTGGAGACCGAGCACTGGGTCGCCTTCGTGCCGTACGCCGCGCACTGGCCCTACGAGGTCCACCTCCACCCGCGCCGCCGCGTCCCCGACCTGCGGGAACTCGACGAGGCCGCGCGCACGGAGTTTCCACAGGTCTATCTGGAACTCTTGAGGCGATTCGACCGGATCTTCGGCCCCGGCCAGCCGCCGACCCCGTACATCTCCGCGTGGCACCAGGCCCCCTTCAGGGTGCCCGGCCGTGAGGAGTTCGCGCTGCACCTCGAGTTGTTCACCATCAGGCGGACCACCGGCAAGCTGAAGTTCCTCGCGGGCTCCGAGTCCGGCATGGGAGTGTTCATCAACGACGTGCCGCCGGAGGCCGCGGCCCAGCGACTGCGAGAGGTAGCGAGCGAGTGA
- a CDS encoding sodium:solute symporter family protein — MQYLAEGLRLPTNGLDYTILAIYFVVVLGIGFAARASVKTSLDFFLSGRSLPAWVTGLAFVAANLGATEILGMAATGAQYGVAVVHWYWIGAIPAMVFLGLVMMPFYYRSKVRSVPEFLLQRFDRSAHLLSSILFAFAAILIAGVNLYALSIVVEALLGWERWVAIVVAGVFVLLYITIGGLSSAIYNEVLQFFVILAALIPLTILGLKRVGGWDGLSGSLEKQHGADFMSAWGGTGIGDANPLGANWLTIILGLGFVLSFGYWTTNFAEVQRALSAKNLSAAKRTPLIAAFPKIFIVFAVMIPGLVAAVVVPNIGSKESGLTYNDAIPLLMRELLPNGVLGIAVTGLLAAFMAGMAANVSSFNTVFTTDIWQRYVKKDQSDEYYLRFGRLITAVGVLASIGTAFIAASFSNIMTYLQTLFSFFNVPMFVVFIIGMFWKRASMKSGVWGLVAGTTAAMVNYFVFYEQGIIDIPSDQGANFVSAIVGFVAGAVVMVAVTLFTAPKPDAELAGLVYGTESPDADEAPEEGDSAWYRKPALLGWGAIVLAALCYLPYSL, encoded by the coding sequence ATGCAATATCTGGCCGAAGGGCTCCGGCTCCCCACGAACGGGCTCGATTACACAATTCTGGCGATCTACTTCGTCGTGGTGCTCGGCATCGGCTTCGCCGCCCGGGCCAGCGTGAAGACGAGCCTCGACTTCTTCCTCTCCGGACGTTCGCTGCCCGCCTGGGTGACCGGCCTGGCCTTCGTCGCGGCGAATCTCGGTGCCACCGAGATCCTCGGCATGGCAGCCACGGGCGCGCAGTACGGCGTCGCGGTCGTGCACTGGTACTGGATCGGCGCCATCCCCGCCATGGTCTTCCTCGGCCTGGTGATGATGCCCTTCTACTACCGGTCGAAGGTCCGCTCCGTGCCGGAGTTCCTGCTCCAGCGCTTCGACAGGTCGGCGCACCTGCTGAGTTCCATACTCTTCGCCTTCGCGGCGATCCTGATCGCGGGCGTGAACCTCTACGCCCTGTCGATCGTCGTGGAGGCGCTGCTGGGCTGGGAGCGCTGGGTCGCGATCGTCGTCGCCGGCGTGTTCGTCCTGCTCTACATCACGATCGGCGGACTCTCCTCCGCGATCTACAACGAGGTGCTGCAGTTCTTCGTCATCCTCGCCGCGCTGATCCCCCTCACCATCCTGGGCCTCAAGCGCGTCGGCGGCTGGGACGGCCTCAGCGGCTCGCTGGAGAAGCAGCACGGCGCGGACTTCATGTCCGCCTGGGGCGGTACCGGCATCGGTGACGCCAACCCGCTCGGGGCGAACTGGCTGACGATCATCCTCGGCCTCGGCTTCGTGCTCTCCTTCGGCTACTGGACCACCAACTTCGCCGAGGTGCAGCGCGCCCTGTCCGCGAAGAACCTCTCGGCCGCCAAGCGCACCCCGCTGATCGCCGCCTTCCCGAAGATCTTCATCGTCTTCGCGGTGATGATCCCGGGCCTGGTCGCCGCCGTCGTCGTCCCGAACATCGGGTCGAAGGAATCCGGCCTCACGTACAACGACGCCATCCCGCTGCTGATGCGGGAACTGCTCCCCAACGGCGTGCTCGGTATCGCGGTGACCGGTCTGCTGGCCGCGTTCATGGCCGGTATGGCGGCCAACGTGTCGTCGTTCAACACGGTGTTCACCACGGACATCTGGCAGCGGTACGTGAAGAAGGACCAGTCCGACGAGTACTACCTGCGCTTCGGCCGGTTGATCACCGCGGTGGGTGTGCTGGCCTCGATCGGCACGGCGTTCATCGCCGCCAGCTTCTCCAACATCATGACGTACCTGCAGACGCTGTTCTCGTTCTTCAACGTCCCGATGTTCGTCGTCTTCATCATCGGCATGTTCTGGAAGCGCGCCTCGATGAAGTCGGGTGTCTGGGGCCTCGTCGCGGGTACCACGGCCGCGATGGTGAACTACTTCGTCTTCTACGAGCAGGGCATCATCGACATCCCGTCCGACCAGGGCGCCAACTTCGTCTCCGCCATCGTCGGATTCGTGGCCGGCGCGGTCGTCATGGTCGCCGTCACCCTGTTCACCGCGCCCAAGCCCGACGCCGAACTGGCCGGTCTGGTCTACGGGACGGAGTCCCCGGACGCCGACGAGGCTCCGGAGGAGGGCGACAGCGCCTGGTACCGCAAGCCCGCACTGCTCGGCTGGGGCGCCATCGTCCTCGCCGCCCTCTGCTACCTGCCCTACTCGCTCTGA
- a CDS encoding ABC-F family ATP-binding cassette domain-containing protein, whose amino-acid sequence MAVNLVNVEQVSKVYGTRALLDGVSLGVSEGDRIGVVGRNGDGKTTLIRMLAKLEEADTGRVTHNGGLRLGVLTQHDSLDPEATIRHEVIGDLADHEWAGSAKIRDVLTGLFGGLALPGFEHGLDTVIAPLSGGERRRIALAKLLIGEPDLIVLDEPTNHLDVEGISWLAGHLRARRSALVCVTHDRWFLDQVCTRMWDVQRGSVHEYEGGYSDYVFARAERERIAATEESKRQNLMRKELAWLRRGAPARTSKPRYRIEAANELIADVPPPRDTSELMKFANARLGKTVFDLEDVTVQAGPKTLLTHLTWQLGPGDRIGLVGVNGAGKTSLLRALAEASRSQGDVQPADGKVVVGKTVKLAYLSQEVAELNPNLRVLEAVQQVRDRVDLGKGREMTAGQLCEQFGFAKEKQWTPVGDLSGGERRRLQILRLLMDEPNVLFLDEPTNDLDIETLTQLEDLLDGWPGSMIVISHDRFFIERTTDKVMALLGDRALRMLPRGIDEYIERRQRMEATATPASFAGSSAPKAAPVETVSPQAARAAKKELQKVERQLEKMSTKETSLHAQIADNATDFEKVAKLDAELRELVTERDVLEMRWLELAEDA is encoded by the coding sequence ATGGCCGTCAATCTGGTCAATGTCGAGCAGGTCAGCAAGGTGTACGGCACCCGTGCCCTGCTCGACGGTGTATCCCTCGGGGTGTCCGAGGGCGACCGGATCGGCGTCGTCGGCCGTAACGGCGACGGCAAGACGACGCTCATCCGGATGCTCGCCAAGCTGGAGGAGGCGGACACCGGCCGGGTCACCCACAACGGCGGGCTGCGCCTCGGCGTCCTCACCCAGCACGACTCGCTGGACCCGGAGGCCACCATCCGGCACGAGGTGATCGGCGACCTCGCGGACCACGAGTGGGCGGGCAGCGCCAAGATCCGCGACGTGCTGACCGGGCTCTTCGGCGGCCTCGCCCTCCCCGGCTTCGAGCACGGCCTGGACACCGTCATCGCCCCGCTCTCCGGTGGTGAGCGGCGCCGGATCGCCCTCGCGAAGCTGCTGATCGGCGAGCCGGACCTGATCGTGCTCGACGAGCCCACCAACCACCTCGACGTCGAGGGCATCTCCTGGCTCGCCGGACACCTGCGGGCCCGGCGCTCCGCGCTCGTCTGCGTCACCCACGACCGGTGGTTCCTGGACCAGGTCTGCACCCGTATGTGGGACGTCCAGCGCGGCTCGGTCCACGAGTACGAGGGCGGCTACAGCGACTACGTGTTCGCCCGGGCCGAGCGGGAGCGGATCGCCGCGACCGAGGAGTCCAAGCGGCAGAACCTGATGCGCAAGGAGCTGGCCTGGCTGCGGCGCGGCGCTCCCGCCCGTACGTCCAAGCCGCGCTACCGCATCGAGGCCGCCAACGAACTGATCGCCGACGTGCCGCCCCCGCGCGACACGAGCGAGCTGATGAAGTTCGCCAACGCGCGGCTCGGCAAGACCGTCTTCGACCTGGAGGACGTGACCGTCCAGGCCGGTCCCAAGACCCTGCTCACCCACCTCACCTGGCAGCTCGGCCCCGGTGACCGCATCGGCCTGGTCGGCGTGAACGGCGCGGGCAAGACCTCGCTGCTGCGCGCGCTCGCCGAGGCGTCCCGCAGCCAGGGCGACGTGCAGCCCGCCGACGGGAAGGTCGTCGTCGGCAAGACGGTCAAGCTCGCCTACCTCTCCCAGGAGGTCGCGGAACTCAACCCGAACCTTCGGGTGCTCGAAGCCGTCCAGCAGGTGCGCGACCGCGTCGATCTCGGCAAGGGCCGGGAGATGACGGCCGGACAGCTCTGCGAGCAGTTCGGCTTCGCCAAGGAGAAGCAGTGGACCCCGGTCGGCGACCTGTCCGGTGGTGAGCGGCGCCGTCTGCAGATCCTGCGTCTGCTGATGGACGAGCCCAACGTCCTCTTCCTCGACGAGCCCACCAACGACCTGGACATCGAGACGCTGACCCAGCTCGAGGACCTCCTCGACGGCTGGCCCGGGTCGATGATCGTGATCTCCCACGACCGGTTCTTCATCGAGCGGACCACGGACAAGGTGATGGCGCTCCTCGGCGACCGCGCGCTGCGGATGCTGCCGCGCGGCATCGACGAGTACATCGAACGCCGGCAGCGCATGGAGGCGACGGCGACGCCCGCGTCCTTCGCCGGCTCCTCCGCGCCCAAGGCGGCACCGGTCGAGACCGTCTCGCCGCAGGCGGCGCGCGCCGCGAAGAAGGAGCTGCAGAAGGTCGAGCGGCAGCTCGAGAAGATGTCGACGAAGGAGACCTCGCTGCACGCGCAGATCGCCGACAACGCCACCGACTTCGAGAAGGTCGCCAAGCTCGACGCCGAGCTGCGTGAACTGGTCACGGAGCGGGACGTGTTGGAGATGCGCTGGCTGGAGCTTGCCGAGGACGCCTGA
- a CDS encoding PQQ-binding-like beta-propeller repeat protein translates to MTQPPNEPPQGGFGPPQDPPPGGFGAPTPPPADPLAKQPPAAPPTPPAGGYGSPPPPPAGGYGSPPPPPAGGYGTPQTPAYGYPQAPPPGQPPTQPGYGFPQGPPPGQPPTQPGYGFPQGPPPGQPGMSPQQVHGYPTAPMQPQYGAPQQPGGGKKFTTQMQIIVAAAVAVVLIVGGGVFYASSSGDEGGKQDDVTSAGTNGGEGKGGEGDGLAGGTEKAPSDTKAEVGFKLPHPKVTDTTAVDGSWATDKVYVKTGVYEVVGYDLDKGTKIWSIPLKGQVCAASRHMSKDYKTAIAFQEGKPSAADKYPSCNQVGALDLATGKLMWSKSVTSPSSGDEPVRFGEVTLSGTTVAAGGTSGGAAFNLADGAELWKPKTDTNNCYDMGYGGGEALAVVRKCGSYDDPQLTIQALDPSTGAPLFSYAMPPGVEYASIVSTKPLVVAADVGDTAGDGSSISDFFSIDAATGKLIVRISADADKYAAECGSTEVEQCGSVAVGNNRIYVPTEEHEGGGEYGDTNEIVAFDLTTGKLVGGRADAGDRYTLTPLRMDGSNVIAYKRPPYDKGGQIVSIDGSTFKETVLMVNPDDETVRDAETSFSVDYAEFIYEKGRLFISEKMVSEPSKSSSLDDKQYLVVSFRTG, encoded by the coding sequence ATGACCCAGCCGCCCAACGAACCGCCCCAGGGCGGATTCGGCCCCCCGCAGGACCCGCCGCCCGGCGGATTCGGCGCACCCACCCCGCCGCCCGCCGACCCGCTCGCCAAGCAGCCCCCGGCCGCGCCGCCCACCCCGCCCGCAGGCGGCTACGGCAGCCCGCCGCCCCCGCCCGCCGGTGGATACGGCTCTCCGCCGCCCCCGCCGGCAGGTGGTTACGGGACCCCGCAGACCCCGGCGTACGGGTACCCCCAGGCCCCGCCCCCAGGCCAGCCGCCGACCCAGCCCGGCTACGGCTTCCCGCAGGGGCCGCCCCCAGGCCAGCCGCCGACCCAGCCCGGCTACGGCTTCCCGCAGGGGCCGCCGCCCGGACAGCCCGGCATGTCCCCGCAGCAGGTGCACGGCTACCCGACCGCACCGATGCAGCCGCAGTACGGCGCACCCCAGCAGCCCGGCGGCGGCAAGAAGTTCACCACCCAGATGCAGATCATCGTCGCCGCGGCCGTCGCCGTCGTACTGATCGTCGGCGGCGGAGTCTTCTACGCATCCAGCAGCGGTGACGAAGGCGGCAAGCAGGACGACGTGACCTCGGCCGGCACGAACGGCGGCGAGGGCAAGGGCGGCGAGGGCGACGGCCTGGCCGGCGGCACGGAGAAGGCCCCGTCCGACACCAAGGCCGAGGTCGGCTTCAAGCTGCCCCACCCGAAGGTCACCGACACCACGGCCGTCGACGGGTCCTGGGCCACGGACAAGGTCTACGTGAAGACCGGCGTCTACGAGGTCGTCGGTTACGACCTCGACAAGGGCACCAAGATCTGGTCCATCCCGCTCAAGGGTCAGGTCTGCGCCGCGTCTCGGCACATGAGCAAGGACTACAAGACGGCCATCGCGTTCCAGGAGGGCAAGCCGAGCGCCGCGGACAAGTACCCCTCCTGCAACCAGGTCGGAGCACTCGACCTCGCCACCGGCAAGCTCATGTGGAGCAAGTCCGTCACGTCGCCGTCCAGCGGTGACGAGCCCGTCAGGTTCGGCGAGGTCACGCTCAGCGGCACCACCGTCGCCGCGGGCGGCACCAGCGGCGGCGCCGCGTTCAACCTCGCCGACGGCGCCGAGCTCTGGAAGCCCAAGACCGACACCAACAACTGCTACGACATGGGTTACGGCGGTGGCGAGGCCCTCGCCGTGGTCCGCAAGTGCGGCAGCTACGACGACCCGCAGCTGACCATCCAGGCGCTCGACCCGTCCACCGGCGCGCCGCTCTTCTCCTACGCCATGCCGCCCGGCGTCGAGTACGCGAGCATCGTCTCCACCAAGCCGCTCGTCGTGGCGGCCGATGTCGGTGACACCGCCGGTGACGGCAGCAGCATCTCGGACTTCTTCTCCATCGACGCGGCCACCGGCAAGCTCATTGTCCGGATCTCGGCCGACGCGGACAAGTACGCCGCGGAGTGCGGCTCCACCGAGGTCGAGCAGTGCGGCTCCGTGGCCGTCGGCAACAACCGGATCTACGTGCCGACCGAGGAGCACGAGGGCGGCGGCGAGTACGGCGACACCAACGAGATCGTCGCCTTCGACCTCACCACCGGCAAGCTCGTCGGCGGCAGGGCGGACGCGGGTGACCGCTACACGCTGACCCCGCTGCGCATGGACGGTTCCAACGTCATCGCGTACAAGCGGCCGCCGTACGACAAGGGCGGCCAGATCGTGTCCATCGACGGCTCCACGTTCAAGGAGACCGTGCTGATGGTCAACCCGGACGACGAGACGGTGCGCGACGCGGAGACCAGCTTCTCCGTGGACTACGCCGAGTTCATCTACGAGAAGGGGCGGCTGTTCATCTCCGAGAAGATGGTCAGTGAGCCCAGCAAGTCCAGTTCGCTGGACGACAAGCAGTACCTCGTCGTCTCCTTCAGGACCGGCTGA